One genomic region from Pecten maximus chromosome 5, xPecMax1.1, whole genome shotgun sequence encodes:
- the LOC117326741 gene encoding nascent polypeptide-associated complex subunit alpha, muscle-specific form-like, whose amino-acid sequence MQLSVNSVAGLQMDILEIHHREDGLEDLLREVKGLLEPEAPLPSTPKGPVDGTSPSGTPPSTGTEESKTHVDPTPQLESETSSPPGSVRAPLAEPEKTDLEGDNIPPETSGGGDTPSPTRGPTKTPGLPSGETESDPQEASPEPRLYPRGIPFRTADRPDGPLAVPKVPLGVPLPTLRLMEEMKATAVPLEPRLAPSMSHPTSGPVLSTPAEKASLLIPGVIPAGDPRGDPRGSRGDIYTRKRFLGMGGHRLCPPP is encoded by the coding sequence ATGCAACTCTCAGTCAATTCCGTTGCAGGACTACAAATGGATATCCTAGAGATACACCACCGGGAAGATGGGCTCGAGGACCTCCTTAGGGAGGTCAAAGGGTTACTAGAACCCGAAGCCCCATTGCCATCGACCCCCAAAGGGCCGGTGGATGGGACTTCACCCTCAGGGACTCCACCGTCCACAGGGACGGAGGAGTCCAAAACGCATGTGGATCCGACTCCTCAATTGGAGTCGGAGACTTCCTCGCCCCCAGGGTCCGTCCGTGCTCCCCTCGCAGAGCCGGAGAAGACGGACCTCGAGGGCGACAACATTCCCCCTGAAACGTCCGGGGGGGGTGATACCCCTTCACCAACCCGGGGTCCCACTAAAACACCGGGCCTGCCTTCTGGGGAGACAGAATCTGATCCCCAGGAGGCCAGTCCAGAGCCCCGACTGTATCCCCGGGGGATACCCTTCAGGACTGCTGATCGCCCGGACGGGCCACTGGCTGTCCCGAAGGTGCCCCTAGGGGTACCGCTGCCCACCCTCAGGCTCATGGAGGAAATGAAGGCCACCGCGGTTCCATTGGAACCCCGGTTGGCACCTTCCATGAGCCACCCCACATCCGGTCCAGTTCTCTCGACCCCTGCGGAGAAAGCATCCCTGCTGATACCCGGGGTGATCCCCGCGGGTGATCCCCGGGGTGATCCCCGCGGGAGCCGAGGGGACATCTACACCAGGAAGCGCTTCCTGGGGATGGGGGGACACCGACTGTGTCCTCCACCCTAG
- the LOC117326742 gene encoding uncharacterized protein K02A2.6-like: MGENKTYKRLKHHVWWHTMRLDAKLHVRSCTTCTRNKKTRKPRTSLGTFHAGFPMERVHVDILGPFTPSKAGNRYILMMVDQFTKSVELAALPNQSAETVAYSFVGQILSTFGCPLQVHTDQGSNFESQLFTELCQLLEITKTRTTPYHPSSNGQVERLNRTVLQMVRCCIQGQDDTWDYYLPMIKMAMHATENRSTGFTPNMLMLGREVFQPLDLMVGSPPPKAEMSHQWVRHLTESLSRIHELARQHLGRTQRRQKRDHDSKLTEHISGGRHSIQKGFIHQGREELQAQAAMARTISSRNMQTSSLQDQEPKRGQVLSPRSLKALRGGYVSHMATSPKTQPPTGGRVR, translated from the coding sequence ATGGGGGAGAACAAGACCTACAAAAGACTgaaacaccatgtctggtggcACACGATGAGGTTGGACGCTAAACTGCATGTCCGTTCCTGTACCACATGCACCCGAAATAAGAAAACTAGGAAACCTAGAACGAGCTTAGGAACCTTCCACGCAGGTTTCCCCATGGAGAGGGTCCATGTGGACATACTGGGACCCTTCACACCCAGCAAAGCCGGGAATCGATACATCTTAATGATGGTAGACCAGTTCACTAAATCGGTCGAGTTGGCCGCGCTCCCGAATCAGTCCGCGGAAACCGTCGCGTACAGTTTTGTTGGACAGATCCTGTCCACATTCGGATGTCCTCTCCAGGTCCACACAGACCAAGGCAGTAATTTTGAGAGTCAGCTATTCACCGAGCTGTGTCAACTGCTAGAGATTACCAAAACCCGCACAACACCCTACCACCCGAGCTCAAACGGACAGGTGGAACGCTTAAACCGGACAGTACTGCAGATGGTGAGATGTTGCATACAGGGACAGGATGATACTTGGGACTACTACCTCCCAATGATCAAGATGGCTATGCACGCAACTGAGAACAGAAGCACGGGATTCACCCCAAACATGCTAATGTTGGGGCGGGAGGTGTTTCAGCCTTTGGACCTGATGGTGGGTTCACCACCGCCTAAGGCGGAGATGTCCCACCAATGGGTCAGGCACCTCACCGAGTCACTTTCCCGTATACATGAACTAGCTCGACAACACCTAGGACGCACACAGCGCCGGCAGAAGAGAGATCACGACTCAAAACTGACAGAACATATTTCGGGTGGGAGACATAGTATACAAAAGGGATTCATCCACCAAGGTCGGGAGGAGCTCCAAGCTCAAGCCGCCATGGCTAGGACCATATCTAGTAGAAACATGCAAACATCCAGTCTACAAGATCAGGAACCGAAGAGGGGCCAAGTATTGTCACCACGATCGCTTAAAGCTCTACGCGGGGGATACGTTTCCCATATGGCTACGTCGCCTAAGACACAACCTCCTACCGGAGGCCGCGTACGATGA